GACTCGTCTCTTCCTGGGCGCGCACGCTGACTAACCTGCAGTGGTGCAGAGAAAGACCGACCAGCGAATGAAGACCACCCAGCAACGCCACATCGGAATCAACAACGCCTTCAGCGAAAACGACTGCCTGGTTGGCCTCGAGGACTCGCCACTTGATGAAGCTATTCCCACAGTCGAGCTCAAGAATCATCACGCAACCTCAGGCTTAACTCACCACCACTGTATATTTTCTCAACGCCATTTACCTCGAGACGTAGCGCGCCTTGACCGTCGATACCCAGCACGACCCCGTCTACCTGGTTAACACCCGCGATCAACGACACAGCCCTACCCTGCCAGAGATGATTCTGCTCCCACTCATTGCGGATTACCGAGAAACCAGAATCTCTATGACGCACTAGATAAGCCTGCAATGCCTCGCTCAGATGAGCAACCAGATGATTTCGATCTACCGAACGACCTGTTTCGAGCTGTATTGATGTCCACTGCTGATCAACCTCCGCGGCGGTCTGCATGTTTGCGTTAATGCCAATACCGAGCACGACATGACAGACATCAGCAGGATCCCCGACCAGCTCAAGAAGGATGCCTGCAACCTTCTTCGACCCAACAAGAACGTCATTCGGCCATTTCACACCCGAGCCATGGACACCAAGGTCGCGCAAGGTTTGCATGACCGCCAAGCCCACCACAAGACTCAGCCCCTCGAGCTGTCGCAGCCCGCCATCGATACGAAGCACAAGGCTGTAGTAAACATTCTGTGCAAATGGACTCACCCACTTGCGCCCTCGACGCCCCCTGCCCGCAGTCTGCCGCTCCGAGAGAACCAGAAACGGCGCCGCTTGCCCCGCCTCAATAAGGCGCAATGCCTGGGCATTAGTGGAATCGATGGTATCCGATATGAAAATCGAACCTGCACAGACCGACGACTTCAAGGCGATCTCGTCAGCATTCAATAGAACCAGCGGGGATGCCAATTGATAGCCTCTACCCCTGACCTTATGAATTGTCAGATCCAGCTCAACCTCCAGATGCTGGAGCTGCTTCCACACAGCACTACGACTGATGCCCAGGGCTGCGCCTAGCGCTTCACCCGAGTGGAATCGACCATCTTTCAGAAGTGTTAACAACGTCAGCATGCAAGTCTCGCCTTACAATGAGGCACGCATGATAGCCATGCGTAGAGCCATTGCATAGAAAGCAAGCTGACGGATGATTGAGGGACTTCAATCGAACAATCGACCAAGACTGGGCGCGCCTTTTCTACCGCCCAAAACAAAACCCCAACTGCTTTCGCAATTGGGGTTTCGGAATTTAATCTTGACGATGACCTACTCTCACATGGGGAAACCCCACACTACCATCGGCGATGCATCGTTTCACTACTGAGTTCGGGATGGGATCAGGTGGTTCCAATGCTCTATGGTCGTCAAGAAATTCGGGTACTGAGTCGTGGCCAGCTGGCCTCGCTTCAGCAAATTGGGTATGTAATAGAAGTCGGTGTTTGCAAGATCGAACTTTCGGTTCATTTCGTCTTCACACACCGCAATCTGGCCTTTCGACGCAAATTGCTTGGGTGTTATATGGTCAAGCCTCACGGGCAATTAGTATTGGTTAGCTCAACGCCTCACAGCGCTTACACACCCAACCTATCAACGTCGTAGTCTTCGACGGCCCTTCAGGGAACTCAAGGTTCCAGTGAGATCTCATCTTGAGGCTAGTTTCCCGCTTAGATGCTTTCAGCGGTTATCTATTCCGAACATAGCTACCCGGCAATGCCACTGGCGTGACAACCGGAACACCAGAGGTTCGTCCACTCCGGTCCTCTCGTACTAGGAGCAGCCCCTCTCAAATCTCAAACGTCCACGGCAGATAGGGACCGAACTGTCTCACGACGTTCTAAACCCAGCTCGCGTACCACTTTAAATGGCGAACAGCCATACCCTTGGGACCGGCTTCAGCCCCAGGATGTGATGAGCCGACATCGAGGTGCCAAACACCGCCGTCGATATGAACTCTTGGGCGGTATCAGCCTGTTATCCCCGGAGTACCTTTTATCCGTTGAGCGATGGCCCTTCCATACAGAACCACCGGATCACTAAGACCTACTTTCGTACCTGCTCGACGTGTCTGTCTCGCAGTCAAGCGCGCTTTTGCCTTTATACTCTACGACCGATTTCCGACCGGTCTGAGCGCACCTTCGTACTCCTCCGTTACTCTTTAGGAGGAGACCGCCCCAGTCAAACTACCCACCATACACTGTCCTCGATCCGGATAACGGACCTGAGTTAGAACCTCAAAGTTGCCAGGGTGGTATTTCAAGGTTGGCTCCACGCGAACTGGCGTCCACGCTTCAAAGCCTCCCACCTATCCTACACAAGCAAATTCAAAGTCCAGTGCAAAGCTATAGTAAAGGTTCACGGGGTCTTTCCGTCTAGCCGCGGATACACTGCATCTTCACAGCGATTTCAATTTCACTGAGTCTCGGGTGGAGACAGCGCCGCCATCGTTACGCCATTCGTGCAGGTCGGAACTTACCCGACAAGGAATTTCGCTACCTTAGGACCGTTATAGTTACGGCCGCCGTTTACCGGGGCTTCGATCAAGAGCTTCGCGTTAGCTAACCCCATCAATTAACCTTCCGGCACCGGGCAGGCGTCACACCCTATACGTCCACTTTCGTGTTTGCAGAGTGCTGTGTTTTTAATAAACAGTCGCAGCGGCCTGGTATCTTCGACCGGCATGAGCTTACGGAGCAAGTCCTTCACCCTCACCGGCGCACCTTCTCCCGAAGTTACGGTGCCATTTTGCCTAGTTCCTTCACCCGAGTTCTCTCAAGCGCCTTGGTATTCTCTACCCAACCACCTGTGTCGGTTTGGGGGTACGGTTCCTGGTTACCTGAAGCTTAGAAGCTTTTCTTGGAAGCATGGCATCAACCACTTCGTCACCCAAAGGGTAACTCGTCATCAGCTCTCGGCCTTAGAATCCCGGATTTACCTAAGATTCCAGCCTACCACCTTAAACTTGGACAACCAACGCCAAGCTGGCCTAGCCTTCTCCGTCCCTCCATCGCAATAACCAGAAGTACAGGAATATTAACCTGTTTTCCATCGACTACGCTTTTCAGCCTCGCCTTAGGGACCGACTAACCCTGCGTCGATTAACGTTGCGCAGGAAACCTTGGTCTTTCGGCGTGGGTGTTTTTCACACCCATTGTCGTTACTCATGTCAGCATTCGCACTTCTGATACCTCCAGCAAGCTTCTCAACTCACCTTCACAGGCTTACAGAACGCTCCTCTACCGCATCATCCGAAGATGATACCCGTAGCTTCG
The Pseudomonas hygromyciniae genome window above contains:
- the birA gene encoding bifunctional biotin--[acetyl-CoA-carboxylase] ligase/biotin operon repressor BirA; translation: MLTLLTLLKDGRFHSGEALGAALGISRSAVWKQLQHLEVELDLTIHKVRGRGYQLASPLVLLNADEIALKSSVCAGSIFISDTIDSTNAQALRLIEAGQAAPFLVLSERQTAGRGRRGRKWVSPFAQNVYYSLVLRIDGGLRQLEGLSLVVGLAVMQTLRDLGVHGSGVKWPNDVLVGSKKVAGILLELVGDPADVCHVVLGIGINANMQTAAEVDQQWTSIQLETGRSVDRNHLVAHLSEALQAYLVRHRDSGFSVIRNEWEQNHLWQGRAVSLIAGVNQVDGVVLGIDGQGALRLEVNGVEKIYSGGELSLRLRDDS